In Maledivibacter sp., a single window of DNA contains:
- a CDS encoding Rpn family recombination-promoting nuclease/putative transposase, translating into MRRLRPLNDFIFKKLFGENEVKDNLIAFLNAVLDKKDRERIVTLEIIDNKELTRDMINDKTSILDVRARTEDGTQINIEVQLTNQHNMDKRTLFYWGRMFNENISKGEDYKSLPKVITINILDFNYLKLDKFHTKFHLWEDEDKEYMLTDLVEIHFIEVPKFRELKEKNLGEDRLQRWLTFFNTNISEEKLKELMEMDKDIKRAQERLEYLSSDPKTMEYYKAREKSLHERANMISSAKEEGIEEGIKKGIKEGITKTAQNLLFMGMDIDMVSKATGLSIEEVKKIKN; encoded by the coding sequence ATGAGAAGATTAAGGCCACTAAATGATTTTATATTTAAAAAGCTTTTTGGAGAAAACGAAGTTAAGGACAATTTAATTGCATTTTTAAATGCAGTATTAGATAAAAAGGATAGAGAAAGAATAGTTACACTAGAAATAATAGATAATAAAGAATTAACTCGGGATATGATAAATGATAAAACATCCATACTAGATGTAAGGGCAAGAACAGAAGATGGAACACAGATAAATATAGAGGTGCAGCTTACGAATCAACATAATATGGATAAAAGAACATTATTTTATTGGGGAAGAATGTTTAATGAAAATATAAGCAAGGGTGAAGACTATAAAAGCTTACCAAAGGTTATAACAATAAATATATTAGATTTTAATTATCTTAAGCTAGATAAATTCCATACAAAATTTCATTTGTGGGAAGATGAAGATAAGGAATATATGCTTACAGATTTAGTAGAGATTCATTTTATAGAAGTACCTAAATTCAGGGAATTAAAAGAAAAAAATTTAGGAGAAGATAGATTGCAAAGATGGTTGACTTTCTTTAATACAAATATTTCAGAGGAAAAGTTAAAGGAGTTGATGGAAATGGACAAAGACATAAAAAGAGCCCAGGAAAGATTAGAGTATTTAAGCAGTGATCCAAAAACAATGGAATACTATAAAGCTAGAGAAAAGTCACTACACGAAAGAGCAAATATGATAAGTAGTGCTAAAGAGGAAGGAATAGAAGAAGGAATAAAAAAAGGAATAAAAGAAGGAATAACTAAAACTGCACAAAATTTATTATTTATGGGTATGGATATAGACATGGTATCCAAAGCCACAGGATTAAGTATAGAGGAAGTAAAAAAGATAAAAAATTAG
- a CDS encoding MATE family efflux transporter → MNKLKKFLSDYKILLASIITIALPAIGEMSLNTLLGLADTLMISWFIGPKALSAVGYANQIVFTLIFIFSSFNTGATAMISRAYGEKDYGKLNHIAAQAVSINVVIGFIITILAFLFAQEIFSIYDISKEVFALTLEYFYIIVFGMIFMFISFSCAAILRGSGNTVAPMVITGIANILNIFGNYVLITGFGPFPQLGIAGAAWSTTISRMIGVILYVNILFIKKSQIRIRLKDMKITKNVLRPLWNLSYPGAIEQALMQISFVIVGIIVSKLDTNSEAAFRILINIESISYMPAVGLSIACATLVGKALGEKNIEKASDTGYAASALGVLWGIFMGTIFFIFPNNLLSFFTWDNKIILLSITTMYFMGINQPFLNFMIVMSGALRGAGDTRGVMIITSLRVWIMFIPLTYLFIIILNNGVEGVWYGEIISFLVFCMVMFRRFKSKKWTQIKIDS, encoded by the coding sequence ATGAATAAATTAAAGAAGTTTTTAAGTGATTATAAAATTTTATTGGCTTCAATCATTACTATAGCTCTCCCTGCTATTGGAGAAATGAGTTTAAATACTTTGCTTGGATTAGCCGATACATTGATGATAAGTTGGTTCATTGGGCCAAAGGCTTTATCTGCTGTAGGCTATGCAAATCAAATAGTCTTCACTCTGATATTTATTTTTTCTTCCTTCAATACAGGAGCTACTGCAATGATATCAAGGGCCTATGGAGAAAAGGATTATGGCAAGTTGAATCATATAGCAGCACAAGCAGTTTCCATAAATGTGGTTATAGGATTTATAATTACCATTCTAGCATTCCTATTTGCACAAGAAATTTTCTCCATATATGATATTTCGAAGGAAGTATTTGCATTAACATTAGAATATTTCTATATTATCGTATTTGGAATGATATTTATGTTCATATCATTTTCATGTGCAGCCATTTTAAGGGGTTCTGGAAACACTGTTGCACCAATGGTAATTACAGGAATTGCTAATATTCTTAATATTTTTGGAAATTATGTGTTGATCACAGGCTTTGGTCCCTTTCCCCAGTTGGGTATTGCAGGGGCGGCATGGTCTACCACTATTTCAAGAATGATAGGTGTCATTTTATATGTAAACATTCTATTTATTAAGAAGTCCCAAATACGTATCAGATTAAAGGATATGAAAATCACAAAAAATGTATTGAGACCATTATGGAACCTAAGTTATCCAGGTGCTATTGAACAAGCATTGATGCAGATTTCTTTTGTTATAGTGGGAATTATTGTATCAAAATTAGATACAAATTCCGAGGCTGCCTTTCGTATACTAATTAACATCGAATCCATTTCATACATGCCCGCGGTGGGCTTGTCAATAGCTTGTGCAACATTGGTGGGTAAGGCACTTGGAGAAAAAAATATTGAGAAGGCATCGGATACAGGATATGCTGCATCTGCCCTTGGAGTACTATGGGGTATTTTTATGGGAACAATATTTTTTATATTTCCAAATAACCTATTAAGTTTCTTTACATGGGACAATAAAATTATTTTACTTTCAATAACAACTATGTATTTTATGGGAATTAACCAGCCTTTTTTAAATTTCATGATTGTTATGTCAGGGGCACTTAGGGGGGCAGGAGATACAAGGGGAGTCATGATTATAACGTCTCTTAGAGTCTGGATTATGTTTATTCCTTTAACATATTTATTTATTATAATATTAAATAATGGTGTAGAGGGCGTATGGTATGGAGAGATAATATCATTCCTTGTTTTCTGTATGGTGATGTTCAGGAGATTTAAAAGTAAAAAATGGACACAAATCAAAATAGATTCATAA
- a CDS encoding response regulator transcription factor — MVVDDDENIAELICLYLNKEGYETKKYFSGVEALKKFNIFTPDLIILDIMLPEIDGYDVCTEIRKKSSVPIIMLTAKGETFDKVLGLELGADDYIVKPFDSKELLARVKAVLRRYRSKNIDNKQLVIPNLTIDLSDYSIIYHGKKVEIPPKELELLYFLASNPNQVFTREQILDNVWGYDFIGETRTVDVHIKRLREKLNNNDPWEIKTVWSVGYKFNLDYS; from the coding sequence ATGGTTGTGGATGATGATGAAAATATTGCCGAATTAATATGCCTGTATCTTAATAAAGAGGGATATGAGACGAAGAAGTATTTTAGTGGAGTAGAGGCACTAAAAAAATTCAATATATTTACTCCAGATTTAATAATTTTAGATATCATGCTTCCAGAAATAGACGGATATGATGTATGTACAGAAATTAGGAAAAAAAGCTCTGTGCCTATAATAATGCTTACAGCGAAGGGTGAAACCTTTGACAAGGTTCTAGGGCTGGAGCTGGGAGCAGATGATTATATAGTCAAACCCTTTGATTCAAAGGAATTACTGGCTAGGGTAAAGGCCGTACTTAGAAGATACAGGTCAAAAAATATTGATAATAAGCAATTAGTAATCCCTAATTTGACTATAGATCTATCGGATTACTCAATTATATACCACGGAAAAAAAGTTGAAATACCACCAAAGGAGTTAGAACTTCTATACTTTTTAGCATCTAATCCAAATCAAGTTTTTACGAGGGAACAAATCCTTGACAATGTTTGGGGATATGATTTTATAGGGGAGACAAGAACTGTAGATGTGCATATAAAAAGGCTAAGAGAAAAGTTGAATAATAATGACCCATGGGAAATAAAGACGGTTTGGAGTGTAGGATATAAGTTTAACCTAGATTATTCATAG
- a CDS encoding rhodanese-like domain-containing protein — protein MKKKLLVGVLMLTLAVSAVGCGSKPVEESSGASSEQPKQEQERTYNYYTAEQVKEAVEKGDDITLLDIQVEDEWNAHHIKGAISTKAYPVKSDEEKAKVDAVISQLEGDNPIIIVCPGGKGGAQRTVQHLEGKGIKAERLFILENGQGGWPYDELLEK, from the coding sequence ATGAAAAAGAAACTTTTAGTAGGTGTACTTATGCTTACCCTTGCAGTGTCTGCAGTGGGATGTGGATCAAAGCCAGTGGAGGAATCATCAGGAGCTTCATCAGAGCAGCCTAAGCAGGAGCAGGAGAGAACCTACAACTACTATACGGCTGAACAGGTTAAAGAGGCAGTTGAAAAGGGAGACGATATAACACTTTTAGATATTCAGGTGGAAGATGAATGGAATGCCCATCATATAAAAGGTGCTATATCAACAAAGGCATACCCAGTTAAAAGCGACGAAGAAAAGGCTAAAGTAGATGCAGTGATTTCTCAGCTAGAAGGAGATAATCCTATAATAATTGTATGCCCAGGAGGAAAAGGCGGGGCTCAAAGAACTGTACAGCATCTTGAAGGAAAAGGAATAAAGGCTGAAAGACTTTTTATACTTGAAAATGGTCAAGGTGGATGGCCTTACGATGAGCTTTTGGAAAAGTAA
- a CDS encoding sigma-70 family RNA polymerase sigma factor, with translation MDKLFIKLCESYHEKILKYLYYSVGNIEDAKDLTQEVFIIVYNRIDKLQTHDNIGGFIYQTAKYVVANFKRKAYKKASMETSTDVELKSNFSDVYEELETIYDKRIDENQYVDNVLESLCEEKQLLYKLYYIENKKYKEIAKILNVNEASLRMKYVRLRREIKKLTHNIAKENFI, from the coding sequence TTGGATAAGCTATTTATTAAATTATGTGAATCATATCATGAAAAAATACTAAAATACCTATATTATTCCGTAGGAAATATAGAGGACGCAAAGGATCTTACACAAGAAGTATTTATTATCGTATATAATCGTATTGATAAGCTCCAAACCCACGACAATATAGGTGGATTTATATATCAAACAGCTAAATATGTGGTAGCTAATTTTAAAAGAAAGGCTTATAAAAAAGCCTCAATGGAAACCTCAACTGATGTAGAATTAAAAAGTAATTTTTCAGATGTATATGAAGAACTTGAAACCATCTATGACAAAAGGATCGATGAAAATCAATATGTTGATAACGTATTAGAAAGCTTATGTGAGGAGAAACAGTTACTTTACAAGCTATATTATATTGAAAATAAGAAATATAAAGAAATCGCCAAAATTCTTAATGTAAATGAAGCAAGCCTACGCATGAAATATGTACGGTTAAGACGTGAAATCAAAAAATTAACCCATAATATAGCTAAAGAAAATTTTATATAA